CCAGCGGTGAAGGTCGATGTACTGCACCACGCCCGCAAACCCGCGTCGTTCGCCGCGACAATGAATCTACCCGAAAAGGACCGTGCGACGGCCGTACTCAGCCTGTTGGACGCGCTCGTGAAGGGGAGCGGCGAACTCGGCCGCTTGCCGAGCGACGTGGTGAAAGACCTCGACGCGAAGTACAAGATGTCAGTGAGTGACGCGCTCCTCTCGAAAGTACGCGCAGTCACCGTAATCGTGCCCACGAAACAAGACCTGGCGAAGGGGGCGAAGCCGATCCCGATGTTCGTGGTCCACGCAGAGGACGCGACCGCAGCGGCCGAACTGGAAGCGTTCGTTCCGAAGTTAGTTGCGGAAATCGCGGGAGATAAGGACGCGGCGCAACCTTCGACCGAAACGATGAGAGACGTGAAGGTACTCTCGCTCGCGGGCACCGGTTTACCGTGGAAGGCCGCGGTCCACTACGCGCGTAAGGACTCGGTACTGGTTTGGGGCCTGGACCGGAAACTCGTGGCCGCAGCTACCGCACCCGACGCCGCGAACTCGGTCGCGAGCAACAATAAAGAAGCGACGTTCCCCTCCGGCGCGCTCGCACTCGTCGGCACCCTCCACGTCGGCGATCTCGTCGCGTCGTTCGAGACGAAGCCCGTTGCCGGTGGCCCCGTGCGCCCGGTCGAACCACTCCGACTGCCCCCCGGGGGTGGCAACGTACCCGCTCACGAGGCCCTTCAGAAAGACGTGGAAAAGGCCCGTGCCGCGTTCCAGACCGCACTGAGCGAATTGCCGCCCGCGCTCCTGACCGCGCAGCGCACCGGCGACGAGCTCCGGTTCGAGTTGTTCCAGCCAAAGGTCCAGAACGACGGGCTGACTCCGCTCATTAGCGCGGGAATGGACTGGTTCGACAAGCTGATGGGCCTGCGAGACCCGAACCAGATGAACTCCGGTTACTATCCTCCGCGTCGGTTCCCGCGGTGAGGTTCAAAAATAGACCGGGGCTGCCGCACGGACGGCAGCCCCGAAGCGGCAACACAGCGCGATCACCAGTACATCTGCACGGTCGGCTTGATGACCAGTTCCGGGATCGACACGCGGGCCGGAAGGCTCGCGACGAACAGCACGGCTTCGGCCACGTCCTCGGGCTTCAGAATGACGGCCCGCTGTTCCTCGCTGACCGGTTTGGGGCGTGCAGCGAGGATCGGTGTGTCGATCTCCCCGGGGTAAATGTTGCTCACGCGCACGCCACTGTCTTTTTCTTCGTTGGAGAGAACGAGGCCCAGTCCCCCCATCGCGAACTTGGCCGCAACGTATGCCGCACCGCCCAGGGGGTTCGCCCGCTTCCCGGCGACGCTAACAACGTTCACGATCACCCCGTCCTTGCGGTCGAACATTTGCGGCAAAACGGCCTTCGTGCAGTAAAACGCGCCGTCGAGGTTGGTACGAATCATCATGTCCCACGCCTCGGGCGTGAGTTCCCGCAGGGTGCGGTCCTTGATGTTCGTGCCCGCATTGTTCACCAGAATGTCTACCCGGCCGAACGTCTTAGTGGCGAAATCGATGAGTGCCTGGCACTGTTCGGCTTTGGTTACGTCCGTGGGGAGGGTGCGGAGGGAATCACCGGCGTTCAGTTCCTTCGCTACCGCCGCGAGTTTAGCGCCGTCGCGCCCTGCGATCACGACCTTCGCCCCTTCTTTGAGGAAAAGCGCGGCCGCCGACTTGCCCACGCCGGACCCGCCGCCCGTAACCACGGCGACCTTGTTGGCCAATTTGCTCATTGTGTGCGCCTGAATTTGGAGGGGTTCCGCGTCGTCACCACCGGGCAACACGTCTTGCTCTTCTGGCTCTGAACCCTCTTCGATATGCTACTGTCTAACTTCACGTGTGGCCGTGTGGCCGCACCTTCCGAAGGGTAATGCGATGAACCCGGACCTGCGCCGCCGAACCGACGAGCTCTGCACCCGCCTCACCCAGCTACGGGACTCTCTTTGACGTGCGCGGTAAAACCGCCGCGCGCGACCAACTGGAAGCGAAGCAGGCCGAAGGCGACTTCTGGAACAACCAGGAGAAAGCCAAGGGGGTTATCTCGCAACTGAAGGTGCTGAACTCGCTGCTGAAGCCCTACGAGGAACTCTCGGCTGCCGCCAACGACATCACCGCGATGGCCGAACTCGCGGACGAGGACTCGGCGTTCGAGGCCGAACTCGAACCCGCGCTGGTGAAGGCCGAGCACCAGTACGAAGCGTTCGAGCTCCAAGCGATGATGAGCGGCAAGCACGACTCGTGCTCGGCGGTCGTCTCGATCAAGCCCGGCGCCGGCGGCACCGATGCGTGCGACTGGGCGAACATCATGTTCCGCGCCTATCAGCGCTGGGCCGCGAACCACGGGTTCGACATCCCGAAGGACGAGATCGACATCGAACCGAACCTCGAAGCCGGGGTTCAGAGCGTTTCGTTCAAGATCGTCGGCCCCTACGCCTACGGGTACATGCAGTCCGAGATCGGCGTCCACCGGTTGGTGCGCATCAGCCCGTTCGGGGGCGGTGACACCCGCCAGACCTCGTTCGCGGCCGTGGACGTACTGCCCGAACTGCCCGACGACATCGAAATCGTCGTCAAGGACACGGACTACGAGATCCAGACGTTCTGCACCGGCGGCCCCGGCGGTCAGCACCAAAACAAGACGCAGTCCGGCGTGCGGCTGATTCACAAATCGGGGGTCCGGGCCGAGAGCCGCGTCGATAAGAGCCAGCACAAGAACAAGGACAACGCGCTCAAGTTGCTCAAGGCGCGGCTCTACGCGATCGAGGAGCAGAAGCGCATCGGGGACGCGGTGAAGAGCTACGACGCGAAGGGCGAAATCGCGTTCGGCTCGCAGATCCGTAGTTACGTCATGCAGCCGTACACGCTCGTGCGCGAAGAGCGCGACGGCATTGATGTGAAAACTCCTGCCGTCAACGACGTACTCGACGGCGACTTCGATCAGTTCATGCACGCCTACTTGCGCCACAAGACGGCCCGCGCGAACAAGACGAAATCGAAGTAACATATGGCGAACGGCCGGTGTTAGCGGGCCGGTAAACTCGTAAACTCGAATGTTTCACCGGCCGGCTAACACCGGCCGTTCGCCATGACTCACACCATCAGCATCGCCGATCTCGCAGCAACGGAAGCCTTCGGGCGCCGGCTCGGCGCGCTGTTGTTTCCCGGTGCAGTGATTGCCTTAATCGGCCAACTCGGAGCGGGGAAAACGCACCTCACGCGTGCCATCGCCGAGGGGCTGAACGTAAAGAACCCGGCCGTGGTGAATAGCCCCACGTTCGTGCTCATCCAGGAGTATCTCGCACGTCTGCCCATCTACCACTTCGACGCCTACCGCCTGAGCGGACCGAGAGAGTTTGCGGAACTGGGCACCGACGAATACTTCGGCGGTGATGGCGTTTGCATCGTCGAGTGGGCCGATAAGGTGGCCGCGGCTTTTCCCGTCGACCATCTGCGCATCGAAATTGAAATCGTCGATACAGATCGCCGGCGGTTCCAGATTCAGGCCACGGGCGAAACTTATCGCGACCTGCTCAAACAGCTCGATTAGAACACTTCACCTCGCTCTGATCGCGTTGCACTTCCGGCATTTGCATCACATTGTTGAATGCGAAACTCCGTTCCGACGGGCGCCGGGGATGGGAAGAATGTCCACAACAATTCGCAGCGACCGACACGCCACGCCGGACGGTGCTGGTGTGAATCGGTGCGCGCTTCCCGAAGCGGCCGGATTCTCGTTCCTCCGTGCCCCTGCCCTGCCCGGCGAACTCGGGCGACTCGGCAACTACCGCGTGTTCCGGCTCATCGGTTCCGGTGGCATGGGCAAGGTGTTCTTCGCCGAAGACATGACACTGCAGCGCGACGTGGCGCTCAAAGTGATGTGTCTGCCGCCCGGCGAGGACGTGGGGAGTTGGTGGGAACGGTTCCTGCGCGAGGCCCGGGCGCTGGCCGCGATCAAGCACCCCAA
This region of Gemmata massiliana genomic DNA includes:
- a CDS encoding SDR family oxidoreductase, with the protein product MSKLANKVAVVTGGGSGVGKSAAALFLKEGAKVVIAGRDGAKLAAVAKELNAGDSLRTLPTDVTKAEQCQALIDFATKTFGRVDILVNNAGTNIKDRTLRELTPEAWDMMIRTNLDGAFYCTKAVLPQMFDRKDGVIVNVVSVAGKRANPLGGAAYVAAKFAMGGLGLVLSNEEKDSGVRVSNIYPGEIDTPILAARPKPVSEEQRAVILKPEDVAEAVLFVASLPARVSIPELVIKPTVQMYW
- the prfB gene encoding peptide chain release factor 2 (programmed frameshift) — protein: MNPDLRRRTDELCTRLTQLRDSLDVRGKTAARDQLEAKQAEGDFWNNQEKAKGVISQLKVLNSLLKPYEELSAAANDITAMAELADEDSAFEAELEPALVKAEHQYEAFELQAMMSGKHDSCSAVVSIKPGAGGTDACDWANIMFRAYQRWAANHGFDIPKDEIDIEPNLEAGVQSVSFKIVGPYAYGYMQSEIGVHRLVRISPFGGGDTRQTSFAAVDVLPELPDDIEIVVKDTDYEIQTFCTGGPGGQHQNKTQSGVRLIHKSGVRAESRVDKSQHKNKDNALKLLKARLYAIEEQKRIGDAVKSYDAKGEIAFGSQIRSYVMQPYTLVREERDGIDVKTPAVNDVLDGDFDQFMHAYLRHKTARANKTKSK
- the tsaE gene encoding tRNA (adenosine(37)-N6)-threonylcarbamoyltransferase complex ATPase subunit type 1 TsaE, with the translated sequence MTHTISIADLAATEAFGRRLGALLFPGAVIALIGQLGAGKTHLTRAIAEGLNVKNPAVVNSPTFVLIQEYLARLPIYHFDAYRLSGPREFAELGTDEYFGGDGVCIVEWADKVAAAFPVDHLRIEIEIVDTDRRRFQIQATGETYRDLLKQLD